DNA from Pseudomonas mendocina:
CATGCAGGCCGGGGTATGCCCTGGCGTATGCAACGCACGAACCTCCAGGCCACCGATGCGAAAGCATTCGCCATCGCTGAACAGCTGATCGAACTGACTGCCGTCGCAAGCGAACGCGCTCCCCGCATTGAACAGCTTGCCGAAGGTGCTCTGCACCTGGGTGATCTGCGCACCGATGGCCAGACGACCGCCCAGCGCCTGCTTGAGATAGGGGGCGGCAGACAGATGATCGGCGTGCACATGGGTTTCCAGCAGCCAGTCCACCGCCAGCCCCTGGGCCCGGACATGTTCGACGATGCGCTCGGCACCGGCATGCGAGGTACGCCCCGAAGCGGGGTCGTAATCGAGCACCGAATCGATGATGGCGCAACGGCCCGTAGCCGGATCACTGACCACATAGCTGTAGGTGAACGTGGCCGAATCGAAGAAGGGGGTGATGACGGCGGACATGGCGACTCCCGGTTGATCAGGATTTGCGCGTGCAGGTATCGATGCCCGGCAGCGGATAAGCCGGACAGTAGCGGAAAGTGCCGGTGGCCAAC
Protein-coding regions in this window:
- a CDS encoding MBL fold metallo-hydrolase yields the protein MSAVITPFFDSATFTYSYVVSDPATGRCAIIDSVLDYDPASGRTSHAGAERIVEHVRAQGLAVDWLLETHVHADHLSAAPYLKQALGGRLAIGAQITQVQSTFGKLFNAGSAFACDGSQFDQLFSDGECFRIGGLEVRALHTPGHTPACMTYVIGDAAFVGDTLFMPDYGTARCDFPGGDARVMYRSIQRLFGLPDSTRLFLCHDYKAPGREHFQFLSTVAEQRAHNVHVHEGVGEDDFVAMRTKRDATLGMPTLILPSVQVNMRGGELPPPEDNGVRYLKVPLNVL
- a CDS encoding DUF2892 domain-containing protein — protein: MKSNVGTLDRSPRIAVGLILIALRLATGTFRYCPAYPLPGIDTCTRKS